The following are encoded in a window of Phocoena phocoena chromosome 2, mPhoPho1.1, whole genome shotgun sequence genomic DNA:
- the SRSF5 gene encoding serine/arginine-rich splicing factor 5 isoform X1: MSGCRVFIGRLNPAAREKDVERFFKGYGRIRDIDLKRGFGFVEFEDPRDADDAVYELDGKELCSERVTIEHARARSRGGRGRGRYSDRFSSRRPRNDRRNAPPVRTENRLIVENLSSRVSWQDLKDFMRQAGEVTFADAHRPKLNEGVVEFASYGDLKNAIEKLSGKEINGRKIKLIEGSKRHSRSRSRSRSRTRSSSRSRSRSRSRSRKSYSRSRSRSRSRSKSRSVSRSPVPEKSQKRGSSSRSKSPASVDRQRSRSRSRSRSRSVDSGN, translated from the exons ATGAGTGGCTGTCGCGTATTCATCGGGAGGCTAAATCCAGCGGCCCGGGAGAAAGACGTGGAAAGATTCTTCAAGGGGTATGGACGAATACGAGATATTGATTTGAAAAGAGGCTTTGGTTTTGTG GAATTTGAGGATCCCAGGGATGCAGATGATGCCGTATATGAACTTGATGGAAAAGAACTCTGCAGTGAAAG GGTTACAATTGAACATGCTAGGGCTCGATCTCGAGGCGGAAGAGGTAGAGGACGCTACTCAGACCGTTTTAGTAGTCGCAGACCTCGAAATGATAGACG AAATGCTCCACCTGTAAGAACAGAAAATCGGCTTATAGTTGAGAATTTATCTTCAAGAGTCAGCTGGCAG GATCTCAAAGATTTCATGAGACAAGCTGGGGAAGTAACCTTTGCGGATGCACATCGACCTAAATTAAATGAAGG ggTAGTTGAGTTTGCCTCTTATGGTGACTTAAAGAATGCTATTGAAAAActttctggaaaagaaataaatgggagaaaaatcaaattaatcGAAGGCAGCAAAAGGCACAG taGGTCGCGAAGCAGGTCTCGTTCCCGGACCAGGAGTTCCTCCAGGTCTCGTAGCCGATCTCGTTCCCGGAGTCGCAAGTCTTACAGCCGGTCCaggagccggagccggagccggagcaAGTCCCGTTCTGTTAGTAGGTCTCCTGTGCCTGAGAAGAGCCAGAAACGTGGTTCTTCAAGTAGATCTAAGTCTCCAGCATCTGTGGATCGCCAGAGGTCCAGGTCCCGGTCCCGGTCAAGGTCCAGATCAGTTGACAGTGGCAATTAA
- the SRSF5 gene encoding serine/arginine-rich splicing factor 5 isoform X2, with protein MSGCRVFIGRLNPAAREKDVERFFKGYGRIRDIDLKRGFGFVEFEDPRDADDAVYELDGKELCSERVTIEHARARSRGGRGRGRYSDRFSSRRPRNDRRNAPPVRTENRLIVENLSSRVSWQDLKDFMRQAGEVTFADAHRPKLNEGVVEFASYGDLKNAIEKLSGKEINGRKIKLIEGSKRHRSRSRSRSRTRSSSRSRSRSRSRSRKSYSRSRSRSRSRSKSRSVSRSPVPEKSQKRGSSSRSKSPASVDRQRSRSRSRSRSRSVDSGN; from the exons ATGAGTGGCTGTCGCGTATTCATCGGGAGGCTAAATCCAGCGGCCCGGGAGAAAGACGTGGAAAGATTCTTCAAGGGGTATGGACGAATACGAGATATTGATTTGAAAAGAGGCTTTGGTTTTGTG GAATTTGAGGATCCCAGGGATGCAGATGATGCCGTATATGAACTTGATGGAAAAGAACTCTGCAGTGAAAG GGTTACAATTGAACATGCTAGGGCTCGATCTCGAGGCGGAAGAGGTAGAGGACGCTACTCAGACCGTTTTAGTAGTCGCAGACCTCGAAATGATAGACG AAATGCTCCACCTGTAAGAACAGAAAATCGGCTTATAGTTGAGAATTTATCTTCAAGAGTCAGCTGGCAG GATCTCAAAGATTTCATGAGACAAGCTGGGGAAGTAACCTTTGCGGATGCACATCGACCTAAATTAAATGAAGG ggTAGTTGAGTTTGCCTCTTATGGTGACTTAAAGAATGCTATTGAAAAActttctggaaaagaaataaatgggagaaaaatcaaattaatcGAAGGCAGCAAAAGGCACAG GTCGCGAAGCAGGTCTCGTTCCCGGACCAGGAGTTCCTCCAGGTCTCGTAGCCGATCTCGTTCCCGGAGTCGCAAGTCTTACAGCCGGTCCaggagccggagccggagccggagcaAGTCCCGTTCTGTTAGTAGGTCTCCTGTGCCTGAGAAGAGCCAGAAACGTGGTTCTTCAAGTAGATCTAAGTCTCCAGCATCTGTGGATCGCCAGAGGTCCAGGTCCCGGTCCCGGTCAAGGTCCAGATCAGTTGACAGTGGCAATTAA
- the SRSF5 gene encoding serine/arginine-rich splicing factor 5 isoform X3 yields the protein MSGCRVFIGRLNPAAREKDVERFFKGYGRIRDIDLKRGFGFVEFEDPRDADDAVYELDGKELCSERVTIEHARARSRGGRGRGRYSDRFSSRRPRNDRRNAPPVRTENRLIVENLSSRVSWQPICVVGLMTRSACGLS from the exons ATGAGTGGCTGTCGCGTATTCATCGGGAGGCTAAATCCAGCGGCCCGGGAGAAAGACGTGGAAAGATTCTTCAAGGGGTATGGACGAATACGAGATATTGATTTGAAAAGAGGCTTTGGTTTTGTG GAATTTGAGGATCCCAGGGATGCAGATGATGCCGTATATGAACTTGATGGAAAAGAACTCTGCAGTGAAAG GGTTACAATTGAACATGCTAGGGCTCGATCTCGAGGCGGAAGAGGTAGAGGACGCTACTCAGACCGTTTTAGTAGTCGCAGACCTCGAAATGATAGACG AAATGCTCCACCTGTAAGAACAGAAAATCGGCTTATAGTTGAGAATTTATCTTCAAGAGTCAGCTGGCAG CCTATCTGTGTCGTTGGCCTTATGACGAGGAGTGCCTGTGGGTTATCCTAA